A single Biomphalaria glabrata chromosome 2, xgBioGlab47.1, whole genome shotgun sequence DNA region contains:
- the LOC129924565 gene encoding uncharacterized protein LOC129924565 — MVGTKIPQSELRQIISQKQNKCVLGKDVENYRRKLKDPCTDSEGVEKILNSIKVGGGMVKYGVTPENEFLYLAYMTKEMIGSLKANKTILIIDCTYKVNEYLFPLLNVMCIDANGNGVPVLHAFVRNESVEILSECLSVLHDVCVEPQFFFVDKDFSEIGAIKQCFPQPLIRLCSFHTMTAVKKYLNTNVSKELSNKIFDLFKEQSYTLSEEAFELLKVDIISACPSVESYFQNNWWSISDMWAACRNTDVASLHITTTNHVESYHSRIKKHLDSHTTLSVCVTKLLLFDSDLSKIKSAQHHIHKITKHYSTLPDTHLLTLYKNILTPFGAELVGHQISLFKRCNYNIVQNDTDTSFFSISNTCNSNDTNSYVVSMDSCNCIFFTKFLLPCRHILSLRHKLSLEMVFLPDGCHFQNKSFRDEEFEDISSISTNVIYPTISAKTAEGRFKIVKDLTNELNCLYQNMGEQHFLVKLEQLKKFICHIRANKEFVITNVSEALAETNISLNGGCVDAEFLPIASTSQALAETNVSLNGECVGEEFVPINLSGSDIVDSSKVTTDTFSNVMLKKVKTKGRPNNKQHFTKKKRLGFPYSSVSKKLKIVSSTEKEVVVMLNVPVQMM, encoded by the coding sequence ATGGTTGGCACCAAAATACCGCAGTCAGAATTGCGACAAATCATCTCGCAGAAACAGAACAAATGTGTTCTTGGAAAGGATGTGGAAAACTACAGGAGAAAACTGAAAGACCCCTGCACTGACAGTGAAGGAGTAGAGAAAATTCTAAATAGTATAAAGGTTGGTGGTGGAATGGTGAAGTATGGTGTGACACCAGAAAATGAATTTTTGTATTTGGCATACATGACCAAGGAAATGATAGGTTCACTTAAAGCCAACAAAACCATATTGATAATAGATTGCACTTATAAAGTCAATGAgtatttatttccattgttgAATGTTATGTGTATTGATGCCAATGGTAATGGTGTACCTGTGTTGCATGCTTTTGTAAGGAATGAGAGTGTTGAAATTTTGTCTGAATGTTTGAGTGTATTACATGATGTGTGTGTGGagcctcaatttttttttgtagataaaGATTTTAGTGAAATAGGTGCTATCAAACAATGTTTTCCTCAACCTTTAATTCGCCTATGTTCATTTCACACAATGACAGcagtaaaaaagtatttaaatacaaatgtcTCAAAGGAATTATCCAATAAAATTTTTGATCTatttaaagaacaatcttaTACATTAAGTGAAGAAGCATTTGAGTTGTTAAAAGTTGACATCATTTCAGCATGTCCCAGTGTTGAAAGCTACTTTCAAAATAATTGGTGGTCAATTTCTGACATGTGGGCAGCATGTAGAAATACAGATGTTGCATCTCTACATATCACAACTACAAATCATGTAGAATCCTATCATTCAAGGATAAAAAAGCACCTAGATAGCCACACAACACTCTCAGTATGTGTAACTAAGCTACTTTTGTTTGATTcagatctatctaaaataaaatcagcACAACACCACATTCACAAAATAACTAAACATTATTCTACACTACCAGACACACATTTGCTTACTTTGTACAAGAATATATTAACACCATTTGGAGCAGAGTTAGTGGGCCATcagatttctttatttaaaagatgTAACTACAACATAGTTCAAAATGATACTGAcacatcatttttttctatttctaatacTTGTAATTCTAATGATACCAATTCATATGTGGTTAGCATGGATTCTTGCAATTGTATTTTCTTCACTAAATTTTTATTGCCTTGCAGACATATTCTTTCTTTGAGACATAAACTTTCTTTAGAAATGGTTTTTCTTCCTGATGGGTGCCATTTCCAAAATAAATCATTTAGGGATGAAGAATTTGAGGACATATCATCTATCTCAACTAATGTAATTTATCCAACCATTAGTGCAAAGACAGCAGAAGGGCGATTTAAAATTGTTAAGGACCTGACAAATGAACTAAACTGTCTGTATCAGAATATGGGGGAACAACATTTTTTAGTAAAGCTTGAACagttaaagaaatttatttGTCATATCAGGGCCAATAAGGAATTTGTTATTACTAATGTGTCTGAGGCCTTAGCTGAAACAAACATTAGTTTGAATGGTGGGTGTGTTGATGCAGAGTTTCTTCCAATTGCCTCAACTTCTCAGGCCTTGGCTGAAACAAATGTTAGTTTGAATGGTGAGTGTGTTGGTGAAGAGTTTGTTCCAATTAATCTGTCTGGTAGTGATATTGTTGACTCATCTAAAGTTACAACTGATACATTTAGTAATGTAATgttgaaaaaagtaaaaactaaaggaagacctaataataaacaacacttcacaaagaaaaaaagactagGTTTCCCTTACAGCTCGGTTagtaaaaaacttaaaattgttAGCAGTACTGAAAAAGAAGTGGTGGTAATGTTAAATGTTCCAGTGCAAATgatgtga